One genomic segment of Amycolatopsis sp. WQ 127309 includes these proteins:
- a CDS encoding RHS repeat-associated core domain-containing protein yields the protein MAGVLLVTGALVGGLVQPVAAEAAPSSPAKLNAAVAGDFGNGAAASPDVALDGWGDASGYHLLLGREAAGFAWQEVALLRPAGRDEASWTGYQCLSGDGRYAAVAILPGSAVNQQAARDHGAFAYSVDLADGVVHPLASGVGLKYFSPGCGTGDKAVFTLDTGTDDRDTGLLQTDLARGTIDASVTVPGQITSAVPADIGIVGVQGRQLVGIDKDARITSVAQVTGDAYELRPVPGGVAYLDTKAGSHTTTAMLAKGGTTTSLGTGALERVHLFQGRAGAAVLAGATTADAKALSAAHLLAVSDRGLARGATTSSLDGDALAGPDADGGKDVPVVLATRTGKVLARARPAEPARTTTATAGYAPTSTAATPMAPVGKPEPHGDVAPSAVAAPKIAAAAQTPVCAVPRLNSNRQVMQPNPAQVNWAIQMAEQGLLTGSTYTRPAGFANLGLAAYAPNGDFPLIPLSHPAGGTWSTVPRSVYEAIVAQESNWSQASWHAPAGTAGGPLVADYYGAGGDIKSINYAGSDCGYGLGQVTTGMHVGDHVYSVNGQTKVAMDYQENLAAGLQILESTWNQLYSAGITANGGDPRYLENWYFAAWAYNSGIQPNAANGNTTGCTPGPSCTGPHGTWGLGWTNNPANLDYPPSRDPYLQDTYADAAHPASWPYQERVLGWMASPLLRYGSRAYATPEYHGGHNWVQPAPFTAMCSADNHCDPVNTNPTTPGASHCMLDDFQCWWHQPVTWIGTCTTTCATSGYAVSAGSSEPANPTRNPPTCTVDNSKVAGNAIIVDDEPSRLNLQGCGAANWTSNGTFTYAYGTNSAGDPIGAIDTHQLGTGLGGHVLFSHTEDGTNPALINTGTWTPNLPSLQYYKVKLHIPGLGAQATNVVYNINPGGGVSPWRIRVNQAWNSEQWVTIGTFAMTNGGNVTLNNNGSSTTTGGVNNSDYDVAFDAVAFIPQGGIPGSPIGGPPGIQDAPKGSNPAFIACGCVRRTAGDPVDTSTGYFGQDFTDLNTPGRGVPLEVTRSYAESIADPNGPNKALAADGPFGWGWTFTYNMSATTDGATGNVTVRQEDGSSVTFVNSGGAYAPAAPRYDANLVKSGSTYVYTRRGQTIFMFDQANGRLLALADLPGSKANPQYRTTLAYDGNGRLATVTDPGGRTYTFTWTGGHVTAVADQTGRQVTYGYDAEGNLTDVYGVGTTRTPVLRDDDHARYTYASGTHLMTSMRTPGNFAGPASAVTSMTYDAAERVTVQTDPDGRATKFTYGPDGGLSAGQTLVADPAGHKDLQTYQNGLLVSETRGYGTPDAGTASYTYDPVTLGVTTQTDADGGVQTFAYDDHGNRISASDALGYTTNYAYDDAGNVVEVITPDGVATVNTYDQADHLPTGVSGLRVLTTTTVTKANNVVESTTGNFGSEPLRTNGFFYDDAAHPGDRTRAVDALGKTTATTFDGFGNVTSSTDPAGDRTGYGYDTARGFLTSTVDGEGKTTTYEYDTHGRRTQTVDALGHASSVGYDADGLVLSATDENGRTTASVYDGDGHLIKETQADDTTRLTHYNLDGTVSDTVDGLGAVTRYGYDGQGRQTSRTDADNSVSTTVYDPAGWPKTVTDAAGRVTTYTHDTVGRTTSLSYSDGVTPNVTFGYDAAGRRVSMTDGTGTSTWTYDTFGELTAAKQGSGATVFHGYDDNGNETATTYPGQTKPVARTYDDAGRLRTVTDTSGNTTTFGYTKTSKPRTTAYPNGTTITNTYDDRSGLTGTTAVTGTTTVMALAYGRDNAGQLSTQTVGSGPQQAFGYSQREQLASAGAASFTYDAADNPVKVGTATQAFDAAGRLCWNLSSGTAASPTCVTAPGGSTTYSYDALGNRTKAGAKTYSYDQAGRLTSVTGTATYRYNGDGLRAAKTVGTATTAYVWDGAEVPSLLSDGASSYLYGPDGLPIEQMGPGGIAFFVHDQLGSTVGLLTAAGALGGTYAYTPYGVATASGALTSPLQYAGQYVDAESGFLYLRARYYDPATAQFLTVDPLVSKTRQPYVYAGGNPTTFTDVTGLSFWGDLATGLGIAGAVLGAGICFVAEPCGLGLVAVVGGGSVLVGAGAGIAAAGAGAAAGIGLAGGLYAAANSGRGSGGGSGSSPKKPMIGQNGTRTTSTTTWNKGQYRIDVENPNPGQRAGQLHFQDQSGKIPKCQYNFETGEFEGLPSKLAKQLASDPGFQRGIQQGLKILGN from the coding sequence ATGGCGGGCGTCTTGCTTGTCACCGGCGCGCTGGTCGGCGGACTCGTCCAGCCGGTGGCCGCGGAGGCCGCGCCTTCGTCTCCGGCGAAGCTGAACGCGGCCGTCGCCGGTGATTTCGGCAATGGCGCCGCAGCCTCGCCCGACGTCGCACTGGACGGCTGGGGGGACGCGTCGGGCTACCACCTGCTCTTGGGGCGTGAGGCCGCCGGATTCGCCTGGCAGGAGGTGGCGCTCCTGCGCCCGGCCGGTCGGGACGAGGCCTCGTGGACGGGCTATCAATGTCTCTCCGGCGACGGCCGTTACGCAGCGGTGGCGATCCTGCCCGGGTCGGCGGTCAACCAGCAGGCTGCCCGTGACCACGGAGCGTTCGCGTACTCCGTCGACTTGGCGGACGGTGTCGTTCACCCGCTGGCCAGTGGGGTGGGCCTCAAATACTTCTCGCCGGGTTGCGGTACCGGCGACAAAGCCGTCTTCACCTTGGACACCGGAACCGACGATCGGGACACCGGGCTGCTCCAGACGGATCTCGCCCGCGGCACGATCGACGCCTCCGTGACCGTGCCGGGACAGATCACGTCCGCTGTCCCAGCCGACATCGGCATCGTCGGGGTGCAGGGGCGGCAACTGGTCGGCATCGACAAGGACGCCCGGATCACATCTGTCGCCCAGGTCACCGGGGATGCCTACGAACTGCGTCCGGTCCCGGGCGGCGTCGCCTACCTGGACACCAAGGCCGGATCGCACACGACGACCGCGATGCTGGCCAAGGGGGGCACCACCACTTCCCTCGGTACTGGGGCCCTGGAACGGGTGCACCTGTTCCAGGGGCGTGCGGGCGCCGCCGTGCTGGCCGGCGCCACCACCGCCGACGCGAAGGCCCTCTCGGCCGCGCACCTGCTGGCGGTTTCGGATCGCGGCCTCGCGCGGGGCGCAACCACTTCGTCCTTGGATGGCGACGCGCTCGCCGGTCCGGACGCAGACGGGGGCAAGGACGTCCCGGTAGTACTGGCGACGCGGACCGGAAAGGTGCTCGCTCGTGCGCGTCCCGCCGAACCGGCACGCACCACGACCGCGACAGCCGGCTACGCCCCGACGTCGACGGCCGCTACGCCCATGGCCCCGGTCGGCAAGCCCGAGCCGCACGGTGACGTCGCTCCGAGTGCAGTGGCGGCTCCGAAGATCGCCGCGGCTGCCCAGACTCCCGTGTGCGCGGTACCGCGACTGAACTCCAACCGCCAGGTCATGCAGCCCAATCCGGCCCAGGTGAACTGGGCGATCCAGATGGCGGAACAGGGCTTGCTCACCGGCTCGACGTACACCCGCCCAGCAGGGTTCGCCAACCTGGGTCTGGCCGCCTACGCGCCCAACGGCGACTTTCCGCTGATCCCGCTGTCACACCCAGCGGGCGGTACCTGGAGCACCGTGCCGAGGTCGGTCTACGAGGCGATCGTGGCCCAGGAATCGAACTGGTCCCAGGCGTCGTGGCACGCTCCGGCCGGTACCGCGGGCGGACCGCTGGTCGCGGACTACTACGGCGCGGGTGGTGACATCAAGTCGATCAACTACGCCGGTTCCGACTGTGGTTACGGCCTTGGTCAGGTCACCACCGGGATGCACGTCGGCGACCACGTCTACTCGGTCAACGGGCAGACCAAGGTCGCGATGGACTACCAGGAGAACCTGGCCGCCGGCCTGCAGATTCTGGAGAGCACCTGGAACCAGCTGTACTCCGCGGGCATCACGGCCAACGGCGGCGACCCGCGGTACCTCGAGAACTGGTACTTCGCTGCCTGGGCCTACAACTCCGGTATCCAGCCGAACGCCGCGAACGGCAACACGACTGGGTGCACCCCGGGGCCGTCTTGCACCGGCCCTCACGGCACGTGGGGTCTGGGTTGGACGAACAACCCGGCCAACCTGGACTACCCGCCCAGCCGCGACCCGTACCTGCAGGACACCTACGCCGACGCGGCGCACCCGGCGAGCTGGCCGTACCAGGAGCGTGTGCTGGGCTGGATGGCCAGCCCCCTGTTGCGCTACGGCTCGCGTGCCTACGCGACGCCGGAGTACCACGGCGGCCACAACTGGGTGCAGCCCGCGCCATTCACGGCGATGTGCAGCGCGGACAACCACTGCGATCCCGTCAACACCAATCCGACGACGCCGGGCGCCAGCCATTGCATGCTCGACGACTTCCAGTGCTGGTGGCACCAGCCGGTCACGTGGATCGGCACGTGTACGACCACCTGTGCCACAAGCGGATACGCGGTCAGTGCGGGATCGTCCGAGCCGGCCAACCCGACCCGCAATCCACCGACGTGCACGGTGGACAACAGCAAGGTCGCGGGCAACGCGATCATCGTCGACGACGAACCGAGCCGGTTGAACCTGCAGGGCTGCGGCGCGGCCAACTGGACCAGCAACGGCACCTTCACCTACGCCTACGGCACGAATTCCGCCGGCGATCCGATCGGGGCGATCGACACCCATCAGCTCGGTACCGGGCTCGGCGGGCACGTCTTGTTCAGCCACACCGAGGACGGCACCAACCCGGCTTTGATCAACACCGGGACGTGGACACCGAACTTGCCCAGTCTGCAGTACTACAAGGTCAAGCTGCACATCCCCGGGCTCGGCGCACAGGCGACCAACGTCGTGTACAACATCAACCCCGGCGGTGGCGTCAGTCCCTGGCGTATCCGCGTGAACCAGGCTTGGAATTCCGAGCAGTGGGTCACGATCGGCACATTCGCGATGACCAACGGCGGCAACGTCACGTTGAACAACAACGGCAGTTCCACCACGACCGGTGGCGTGAACAACTCTGACTACGACGTCGCGTTCGACGCCGTGGCGTTCATCCCGCAGGGTGGTATACCCGGTTCGCCGATCGGGGGACCGCCCGGGATTCAGGACGCGCCGAAGGGCAGCAACCCGGCGTTCATCGCGTGCGGTTGCGTCCGCCGGACCGCGGGCGACCCGGTCGACACGAGCACGGGCTACTTCGGGCAGGACTTCACCGACCTGAACACCCCGGGCCGCGGTGTTCCGCTCGAGGTGACGCGGAGCTACGCGGAGAGCATCGCCGACCCGAACGGACCCAACAAGGCGCTCGCGGCGGATGGACCGTTCGGCTGGGGCTGGACGTTCACCTACAACATGTCCGCCACCACCGACGGTGCGACCGGTAACGTCACGGTGCGGCAGGAGGACGGTTCGTCGGTCACCTTCGTCAATAGCGGCGGTGCTTACGCCCCGGCCGCGCCGCGCTATGACGCGAACCTGGTGAAGAGCGGTTCGACGTACGTCTACACCCGTCGTGGGCAGACGATCTTCATGTTCGACCAAGCCAACGGCCGGTTGCTCGCACTCGCGGACCTGCCCGGAAGCAAGGCGAACCCGCAATACCGGACCACCCTGGCCTACGACGGGAACGGCCGTCTGGCGACGGTGACCGATCCCGGCGGGCGGACGTACACCTTCACTTGGACCGGCGGCCACGTCACGGCCGTGGCCGATCAGACCGGGCGCCAGGTCACCTACGGCTACGACGCCGAAGGAAACCTGACCGATGTCTACGGCGTCGGTACCACCCGGACGCCGGTGCTGCGCGACGACGACCACGCCCGCTACACCTACGCATCCGGCACCCACCTGATGACGTCCATGCGCACCCCGGGCAACTTCGCAGGCCCAGCGTCGGCGGTCACGTCGATGACCTACGACGCCGCGGAGCGTGTGACGGTCCAAACGGACCCCGACGGACGCGCCACCAAATTCACGTACGGCCCCGACGGCGGACTCTCCGCCGGGCAGACATTGGTGGCCGACCCGGCCGGGCACAAGGACCTGCAGACCTACCAGAACGGCCTGCTGGTCAGTGAAACGCGCGGCTACGGCACCCCGGACGCCGGTACTGCTTCCTACACCTACGACCCGGTCACGCTGGGCGTGACCACGCAGACCGATGCCGACGGCGGTGTTCAGACATTCGCCTACGACGACCACGGGAACCGGATTTCGGCGTCGGACGCGCTGGGTTACACCACGAACTACGCCTATGACGACGCCGGCAATGTCGTCGAAGTCATCACTCCGGACGGCGTCGCCACGGTGAACACCTACGACCAGGCGGATCACCTGCCCACTGGGGTGAGCGGGCTCCGCGTGCTCACGACCACCACTGTCACAAAGGCCAATAACGTGGTCGAGTCGACCACCGGCAACTTTGGCTCGGAACCGTTGCGCACCAACGGTTTCTTCTACGACGACGCGGCACATCCCGGCGACCGGACACGGGCCGTCGACGCTTTGGGCAAGACGACCGCGACGACGTTCGACGGTTTTGGCAACGTGACGTCGTCGACCGACCCGGCCGGCGACCGGACTGGATACGGCTACGACACCGCTCGCGGATTCCTCACATCCACGGTGGATGGTGAAGGGAAGACCACAACCTACGAATATGACACGCACGGGAGGCGTACGCAGACGGTCGACGCACTCGGCCACGCCAGTTCGGTCGGATACGACGCGGATGGCCTGGTGCTGTCGGCGACGGACGAGAACGGCCGGACCACGGCCAGCGTCTACGACGGGGACGGGCACCTGATCAAGGAGACCCAGGCGGACGACACCACCCGGCTCACCCACTACAACCTCGACGGCACCGTCTCCGACACCGTGGACGGTCTCGGGGCGGTGACCCGGTACGGCTACGACGGGCAGGGGCGGCAGACGAGCCGGACCGACGCGGACAACAGCGTCTCGACCACGGTCTACGACCCCGCAGGATGGCCGAAGACCGTCACCGACGCGGCCGGCCGCGTCACGACCTACACCCACGACACGGTGGGGCGGACGACGTCGCTGTCGTATTCCGACGGGGTGACGCCGAACGTGACCTTCGGCTACGACGCGGCGGGCCGCCGGGTCTCGATGACCGACGGTACCGGGACGTCGACGTGGACCTACGACACGTTCGGCGAACTCACCGCGGCCAAACAGGGCTCGGGCGCCACCGTCTTCCACGGCTACGACGACAACGGCAACGAGACCGCGACCACGTATCCGGGTCAAACCAAGCCGGTGGCGCGCACTTACGACGACGCCGGGCGCCTGCGTACGGTGACGGACACGAGTGGCAACACCACCACCTTCGGCTACACCAAGACCAGCAAGCCGCGGACGACGGCGTACCCGAACGGCACGACCATCACCAACACCTACGACGACCGAAGCGGACTGACCGGTACCACCGCGGTCACCGGGACCACGACCGTGATGGCCCTGGCCTACGGCCGGGACAACGCAGGCCAGTTGTCCACCCAAACCGTCGGCTCCGGGCCGCAGCAGGCCTTCGGTTACTCGCAACGGGAGCAGCTGGCGTCGGCCGGCGCGGCGAGCTTCACCTACGACGCCGCAGACAACCCCGTGAAGGTGGGAACCGCCACTCAGGCTTTCGACGCGGCAGGCAGGCTCTGCTGGAATCTTTCCAGTGGTACCGCCGCGTCGCCCACCTGCGTGACCGCTCCGGGCGGGAGCACGACGTACTCCTACGACGCACTGGGCAACCGCACGAAGGCGGGGGCGAAGACCTACAGCTACGACCAGGCCGGCCGGCTGACGTCGGTCACGGGCACGGCGACCTACCGCTACAACGGGGACGGCCTGCGGGCGGCCAAGACAGTCGGGACGGCGACGACCGCGTACGTCTGGGACGGTGCGGAGGTCCCGAGCCTGCTTTCCGACGGGGCGTCGAGCTACCTCTACGGACCCGATGGCCTGCCGATCGAACAGATGGGGCCGGGTGGGATCGCGTTTTTCGTGCACGACCAGCTCGGTTCCACCGTCGGACTGCTCACCGCGGCCGGTGCTCTCGGGGGAACCTACGCCTACACGCCTTATGGCGTCGCGACCGCGTCGGGTGCCCTGACGTCGCCGCTGCAGTACGCAGGCCAGTACGTCGACGCCGAGTCCGGCTTCTTGTACCTACGGGCGAGGTACTACGACCCGGCTACCGCGCAGTTCTTGACTGTCGATCCGTTGGTGTCGAAGACCCGCCAGCCCTATGTGTACGCCGGCGGGAACCCGACCACCTTCACCGATGTCACCGGTCTGAGCTTCTGGGGGGACCTGGCGACCGGGCTGGGGATCGCGGGGGCCGTACTGGGCGCGGGAATCTGTTTCGTGGCCGAGCCCTGCGGTCTCGGGTTGGTCGCGGTGGTCGGCGGTGGGAGCGTGCTCGTCGGCGCCGGTGCCGGAATTGCGGCCGCCGGTGCCGGGGCCGCAGCCGGGATCGGTCTGGCAGGTGGGCTCTACGCCGCAGCCAACTCGGGCCGGGGCTCCGGTGGGGGATCGGGAAGTTCTCCGAAGAAGCCCATGATCGGCCAGAACGGCACGCGGACAACGAGTACGACCACCTGGAACAAGGGGCAGTACCGCATCGACGTCGAGAACCCGAATCCCGGGCAGCGTGCGGGCCAGCTGCACTTCCAGGACCAGAGCGGCAAGATTCCCAAGTGCCAGTACAATTTCGAAACCGGCGAATTCGAAGGGCTGCCGAGCAAGCTGGCGAAGCAACTCGCCAGTGACCCTGGGTTCCAGCGTGGAATCCAGCAAGGACTCAAGATTCTGGGGAATTGA
- a CDS encoding serine/threonine-protein kinase, which produces MEQFGPYRIEGLLGRGGMGEVHRAYDTAHDRVVALKLLSDPYVSDEAFRARFRRESQIVARLREPHVIPIHAYGEIDGQLYLDMRLVEGKDLKELLEEGPLTPDRAAGIVEQVAGALDAAHVDGLVHRDVKPSNVLVTSGDFVYLVDFGIARSMSGEATSLTGTGNVIGTLDYMAPERFGDAPITGLVDVYALACVFFECLTGHRPFQAEGAAAQMGAHLTAPPPVLSQARPGVPSALDAVVARGMAKNPADRYPTAAAFAAAVRTALAAPAPAPIQTWQKTLPGPVTPPRPTLAAQHGMSAPMTPPRPMPAYAAPPTGPYPGPPTGQYTGPPTGPRPLTGPAPLTAPSQPQPSKSQRGRWIALCSALAGIVVVALLVTYFVSKDKTQTGSPSPTVPVTVPPGSSSTPPATSSSSQPPPSTSESSPPKQEHDMALYNALPAVYKQYTCVDAAAPTGTAAAVECTDSNVGDVKIGNVVFPQPTGAKFYRFADAAAMDAYFQNIVKTQGLTRNDAQGACRPEKYPKIWGTYYRAEVRNPIEGEYLTCFLGDPAQLVWTEKKNLIAGVLLSTKVADTNQLDMLYQWWNTEVLSEMPQS; this is translated from the coding sequence ATGGAGCAGTTCGGGCCGTACCGGATCGAAGGCCTGCTGGGCCGCGGTGGCATGGGTGAGGTCCACCGCGCCTACGACACGGCGCACGACCGCGTCGTCGCGTTGAAGCTGTTGTCCGACCCGTACGTATCGGATGAGGCCTTCCGCGCGCGCTTCCGGCGCGAGTCGCAGATCGTGGCGCGGCTGCGCGAGCCGCACGTCATCCCGATCCACGCGTACGGCGAGATCGACGGGCAGCTGTACCTCGACATGCGGCTGGTCGAGGGCAAGGACCTGAAGGAGCTGCTCGAAGAGGGGCCGCTGACGCCCGATCGCGCCGCCGGCATCGTCGAGCAGGTGGCGGGCGCGCTCGACGCCGCGCACGTCGACGGCCTGGTGCACCGCGACGTCAAGCCGTCGAACGTGCTCGTCACGAGCGGCGACTTCGTGTACCTCGTGGACTTCGGCATCGCGCGCTCGATGAGCGGCGAGGCGACGTCGCTCACCGGCACCGGCAACGTGATCGGCACGCTCGACTACATGGCGCCGGAACGCTTCGGCGACGCCCCGATCACCGGCCTCGTCGACGTCTACGCGCTCGCGTGCGTGTTCTTCGAGTGCCTCACCGGGCACCGGCCGTTCCAGGCGGAAGGTGCGGCCGCGCAGATGGGCGCGCACCTGACCGCGCCGCCGCCCGTGCTTTCGCAGGCGCGCCCGGGCGTGCCGAGCGCGCTGGACGCCGTGGTGGCGCGCGGGATGGCGAAGAACCCGGCCGACCGCTACCCGACGGCGGCGGCGTTCGCGGCCGCCGTCCGGACCGCGCTGGCGGCACCGGCACCCGCGCCGATCCAGACCTGGCAGAAAACCCTGCCCGGCCCGGTGACCCCGCCGCGCCCGACTTTGGCCGCGCAGCACGGCATGTCCGCGCCGATGACCCCGCCACGGCCGATGCCGGCCTACGCGGCTCCGCCGACCGGCCCGTACCCGGGCCCGCCGACGGGGCAGTACACCGGCCCGCCGACGGGCCCGCGGCCGCTGACCGGCCCGGCCCCGCTGACCGCGCCGTCGCAGCCTCAGCCGTCGAAGTCCCAGCGGGGCCGGTGGATCGCGTTGTGCAGCGCGCTCGCCGGGATCGTCGTGGTGGCGTTGCTGGTCACGTACTTCGTGAGCAAGGACAAGACGCAGACGGGCAGCCCGTCGCCGACCGTGCCGGTCACGGTGCCGCCGGGTTCGTCCTCGACTCCCCCTGCCACTTCTTCGTCTTCACAGCCACCACCGTCCACTTCGGAATCTTCGCCCCCGAAGCAGGAGCACGACATGGCGCTGTACAACGCCCTTCCGGCCGTCTACAAGCAATACACGTGCGTCGACGCGGCCGCACCCACCGGCACGGCAGCGGCGGTCGAGTGCACGGATTCGAACGTCGGCGACGTCAAGATCGGCAACGTGGTCTTCCCCCAGCCGACCGGAGCGAAGTTCTACCGCTTCGCCGACGCGGCCGCGATGGACGCCTACTTCCAGAACATCGTCAAGACCCAGGGCCTGACCCGCAACGACGCGCAAGGCGCCTGCCGCCCGGAAAAGTACCCGAAGATCTGGGGCACGTACTACCGAGCGGAAGTCCGGAACCCGATCGAGGGCGAGTACCTGACGTGCTTCCTGGGTGACCCGGCGCAGCTCGTGTGGACGGAGAAGAAGAACCTGATCGCGGGCGTCCTGCTGTCCACGAAGGTCGCGGACACCAACCAGCTGGACATGCTCTACCAGTGGTGGAACACGGAGGTCCTGTCGGAAATGCCGCAGAGCTGA
- a CDS encoding metallophosphoesterase — translation MSTLSNKPTSGAKAIRLAAGTVALGAATLGYAVGIERRLWTLRTAELPVLAPGSRPFTILHVSDLHMLPSHRSKQRWVAALNELNPDLVVNTGDNLSHHQAVPSVLRALGPLLDRPGVFVFGSNDYYAPKPKNPARYLMPKGKKKRIHGVQLPWRDLRAAFVEHGWTDLTHVRRTIDVGGQRVFAAGVDDPHLRRDRYADISGPADSGAAVRLGVTHSPEPRVLDTFATDGYDLVLAGHTHGGQLRLPGYGALVTNCDLDRSRARGASRWGAHMWLHVSAGLGTSPWAPARFACPPEASLLTLVPRGSEASESRKAARRKARDNVR, via the coding sequence GTGAGCACGCTCAGTAACAAACCCACGTCGGGGGCGAAGGCGATCCGCCTCGCCGCGGGGACAGTGGCGCTCGGCGCCGCGACCCTCGGTTACGCCGTCGGCATCGAACGGCGCCTCTGGACCCTGCGCACCGCCGAACTCCCGGTGCTGGCGCCCGGGTCGCGGCCGTTCACCATCCTGCACGTTTCGGACCTGCACATGCTGCCGAGCCACCGGAGCAAGCAGCGCTGGGTCGCGGCCCTGAACGAGCTGAACCCGGACCTGGTCGTCAACACGGGTGACAACCTGTCGCACCACCAGGCCGTGCCTTCGGTGCTGCGCGCGCTCGGCCCGCTGCTCGACCGGCCCGGCGTGTTCGTCTTCGGGAGCAACGACTACTACGCGCCGAAACCCAAGAACCCGGCCCGCTACCTGATGCCGAAGGGCAAGAAGAAGCGCATCCACGGCGTCCAGCTGCCGTGGCGCGACCTGCGGGCGGCGTTCGTCGAGCACGGCTGGACCGACCTGACGCACGTGCGCCGCACGATCGACGTCGGCGGCCAGCGGGTGTTCGCCGCGGGCGTCGACGACCCGCACCTGCGCCGCGACCGCTACGCCGACATCTCCGGCCCGGCCGACAGCGGCGCGGCCGTCCGCCTCGGCGTGACGCACTCGCCGGAGCCGCGGGTCCTCGACACGTTCGCCACGGACGGTTACGACCTCGTGCTGGCCGGCCACACCCACGGCGGCCAGCTGCGCCTCCCGGGTTACGGCGCGCTCGTCACCAACTGTGACCTGGATCGCAGTCGCGCCCGCGGCGCCTCGCGCTGGGGCGCGCACATGTGGCTGCACGTCTCGGCCGGCCTCGGGACGTCGCCGTGGGCCCCGGCCCGGTTCGCCTGCCCGCCCGAAGCGAGCCTGTTGACGCTGGTCCCGCGCGGCTCGGAGGCTTCGGAGTCGCGTAAGGCAGCCCGCCGTAAAGCCCGCGACAACGTCCGCTAG
- a CDS encoding class I SAM-dependent methyltransferase — MLEGYAPGYGRDAVSMMSARTAAERATFAQPLFGPGMWVVDLGCGPGSITLGLDAGSRVTGVDVDAGQVAMARDSARRAGRSTVDFVVASAYALPFDDGCVDVAFSHALFEHLAAPVDALAELRRVLKPGGRLALSTSDWSKARLRPKTANVDAALRGHYLLRRRAGGDPFAGRKIADHCAAAGFTEIVSRPRYREDMTYRDLARYVESRLDAAISDPDYGRDRDQLASAARSAWTWVRSGDGDFSQCWVELTATRV; from the coding sequence GTGCTGGAGGGTTACGCGCCGGGCTACGGGCGAGACGCGGTTTCGATGATGTCCGCGCGCACGGCTGCCGAACGCGCGACGTTCGCCCAGCCGCTGTTCGGGCCGGGGATGTGGGTGGTCGACCTCGGCTGCGGCCCGGGTTCGATCACGCTGGGGCTGGACGCCGGGTCGCGCGTCACCGGCGTCGACGTCGACGCCGGTCAGGTCGCGATGGCCCGCGACTCCGCGCGCCGGGCCGGCCGGTCCACAGTGGACTTCGTGGTGGCGTCGGCGTACGCGCTGCCGTTCGACGACGGCTGCGTCGACGTCGCGTTCTCGCACGCGCTGTTCGAGCACCTCGCCGCGCCGGTGGACGCGCTGGCGGAGCTGCGCCGCGTCCTGAAGCCGGGTGGCAGGCTCGCGCTGTCCACTTCGGACTGGAGCAAGGCCCGGCTGCGCCCGAAGACGGCGAACGTCGACGCCGCCCTGCGCGGCCACTACCTGCTGCGCCGCCGCGCGGGCGGCGACCCGTTCGCCGGCCGCAAGATCGCCGACCACTGCGCGGCGGCGGGGTTCACGGAGATCGTCTCGCGCCCCCGCTACCGCGAGGACATGACCTACCGCGACCTGGCGAGGTACGTCGAGTCCCGGTTGGACGCGGCGATCTCGGACCCGGACTACGGGCGCGACCGCGACCAGCTGGCGAGCGCGGCCCGCTCGGCGTGGACGTGGGTCAGAAGCGGTGACGGCGACTTCAGCCAGTGCTGGGTGGAACTGACCGCGACGAGAGTGTGA